One genomic window of Patescibacteria group bacterium includes the following:
- a CDS encoding restriction endonuclease subunit S, whose protein sequence is MNKQIQKNIPREWTKQRLGSIGVFTKGAGISKDQLSEVGHNVVRYGELYTKFDVKIERIYSYIPSEIIPSTREIKYGDILFAGSGETNDEIGKSAVYFLKESCYAGGDIIIFSPKSANSLFLSYFLNTGEARKRLRELGQGQSVVHIHKNDLENLEFNFPLLEEQNRIVRVLETWDSAIEKLGRKIEIKKRIKKGLMRELLAGKTRLSGFNGEWEANKLSDVCEIKKGLGLSKVKLNDKGKYECILYGELYTTYSEIINEIKSKTNEKEGNLSMAGDILIPSSTTTCALDLAIAACLNRKKVLLGGDISILRAKKIYNSIFLALYLSHIKKHNLARLAQGITIVHLYGKDFKKIEISIPKIEEQNAIADILVTADREIAELERKLGILKNQKKYLLNNLITGAIRVPEGI, encoded by the coding sequence ATGAATAAGCAAATACAAAAAAATATCCCTCGTGAGTGGACTAAGCAGAGACTTGGTTCGATTGGGGTATTTACTAAGGGCGCAGGTATATCAAAAGACCAACTCTCGGAAGTGGGCCATAACGTGGTTCGCTATGGAGAACTGTATACAAAGTTCGATGTTAAGATCGAAAGAATCTATTCTTATATACCAAGTGAAATAATACCTTCTACGAGAGAAATAAAATATGGTGACATTTTATTCGCTGGTTCTGGGGAAACTAATGATGAGATAGGAAAATCGGCAGTTTATTTTTTAAAAGAGAGTTGTTACGCTGGCGGCGACATAATAATATTCAGCCCTAAAAGTGCGAACAGTCTTTTTCTCTCATATTTTTTAAATACAGGAGAAGCTAGGAAAAGGTTACGAGAGCTTGGCCAGGGACAGTCTGTCGTGCACATTCATAAAAATGATCTTGAAAATTTAGAATTTAACTTTCCTCTATTAGAAGAGCAAAATAGGATTGTAAGAGTATTGGAAACCTGGGACAGCGCGATTGAGAAATTAGGGAGGAAGATTGAGATTAAGAAGCGGATTAAGAAGGGGTTGATGCGGGAATTGTTGGCGGGCAAAACTCGGTTGTCGGGTTTTAATGGAGAGTGGGAAGCAAACAAATTAAGCGATGTTTGCGAAATTAAAAAAGGACTTGGTCTCTCGAAAGTAAAACTAAACGACAAAGGAAAATATGAGTGTATTTTGTATGGAGAGCTATACACGACATACTCGGAAATTATTAATGAGATCAAAAGCAAAACAAATGAGAAAGAAGGGAATCTTTCAATGGCTGGCGACATATTAATTCCTTCCTCAACGACGACTTGTGCTCTCGATTTAGCCATTGCGGCTTGTTTGAATAGGAAGAAAGTCCTTTTAGGTGGGGATATAAGCATTCTTCGAGCAAAAAAAATCTATAATTCAATATTTCTTGCATTATATCTGTCGCATATCAAAAAACACAATTTAGCCAGATTGGCACAAGGAATAACTATCGTACATTTATATGGAAAAGATTTCAAAAAAATAGAAATATCAATACCAAAAATCGAGGAACAAAACGCGATTGCCGACATACTTGTGACGGCGGATAGGGAGATTGCGGAGTTGGAGAGGAAATTGGGGATATTGAAAAATCAGAAGAAGTATTTGTTGAATAATTTGATTACCGGGGCGATTCGGGTGCCGGAGGGAATATAA